The Paenibacillus sophorae genome has a segment encoding these proteins:
- the purS gene encoding phosphoribosylformylglycinamidine synthase subunit PurS: MLKATVYVTIKKSVLDPQGVAVQGALHSVGFQEVESLRIGKYMELTLDTNDREEAAKRLKDMCEKLLANTVIEDYRYELEG, translated from the coding sequence ATGTTAAAAGCGACGGTATATGTCACCATTAAAAAGAGTGTGCTTGATCCTCAGGGAGTAGCTGTACAAGGGGCGCTGCATTCCGTAGGCTTCCAGGAAGTCGAAAGCCTGCGCATCGGCAAGTATATGGAACTGACTCTAGATACGAACGACCGTGAAGAGGCTGCTAAACGTCTTAAGGATATGTGCGAGAAGCTGCTCGCGAATACGGTGATCGAGGATTACCGATACGAATTGGAGGGGTAA
- the purQ gene encoding phosphoribosylformylglycinamidine synthase subunit PurQ produces MKFAVLVFPGSNCDIDCYKAVKDTLGEPVDYVWHTATDLSDYDCIIVPGGFSYGDYLRCGAISRFAPVMNEVGKAAEQGKFVLGICNGFQILTEAGLLPGALRRNESIKFRCHDTTLKVVNNATPFTTDYAAGEEVVIPIAHGEGNYYCDEETLASLKANNQIVFTYTDNPNGSVADIAGICNERGNVVGMMPHPERAVNSLLGSEGGKQMFSSILKTWRDTHGTASVR; encoded by the coding sequence ATGAAATTTGCTGTCCTTGTCTTTCCCGGCTCCAACTGCGATATTGACTGCTACAAAGCGGTGAAGGATACGCTTGGCGAGCCTGTTGACTATGTGTGGCATACGGCGACCGACCTGTCGGACTATGATTGCATTATCGTTCCGGGCGGTTTTTCTTACGGCGACTATCTGCGCTGCGGCGCGATTTCGCGCTTTGCTCCCGTGATGAACGAGGTAGGCAAGGCGGCTGAGCAGGGCAAGTTCGTGCTCGGCATCTGCAATGGATTCCAGATTCTGACCGAGGCGGGACTGCTGCCGGGCGCGCTGCGCCGCAATGAATCGATAAAATTCCGATGTCATGATACGACGCTTAAGGTCGTTAACAATGCAACGCCGTTCACAACGGACTATGCGGCAGGCGAAGAGGTCGTCATTCCGATCGCCCACGGCGAGGGCAACTATTACTGCGACGAAGAGACGCTGGCTTCGCTTAAAGCGAACAACCAGATCGTCTTCACTTATACAGACAATCCTAACGGCTCTGTCGCCGATATTGCGGGTATCTGCAATGAACGCGGTAATGTCGTTGGCATGATGCCGCACCCGGAGCGAGCGGTTAATTCCCTGCTCGGCTCGGAAGGCGGCAAGCAAATGTTCAGTTCCATTTTGAAGACCTGGAGGGATACTCATGGCACAGCAAGTGTCCGCTAA
- the purL gene encoding phosphoribosylformylglycinamidine synthase subunit PurL: MAQQVSAKEPTAEQIKDQKIYSQFGVSDSEYELICSFMGRLPNYTEIGVFSVMWSEHCAYKNSKPLLRRFPVSGPRVLMGPGEGAGIVDIGDNQAVVFKIESHNHPSAVEPYQGAATGVGGIIRDIFSMGARPVAVLNSLRFGKLESDRVKYLFEHVVSGIAGYGNCIGIPTVGGEVMFDNSYDGNPLVNAMCVGLIDHDKIQRGVAKGVGNPVFYVGPPTGRDGIHGATFASVELSEESEAKKTAVQVGDPFMEKLVMEACLELIDTGIVLGIQDMGAAGLTCSSSEMASKAGNGLELYLDQVPQREEGMTPYEMMLSESQERMLFVVEPKDEAQAQEIFDRWGVICCKVGKVTDDGRLKLFHHGEIVGDMPVTALVDECPVYDKPSSVPAYYEENASVDTLRYEEVTDLGGALKKVLASPTVASKAWIYNQYDYMVRTSTAVRPGSDAAVVTIHGTRKGLAMTTDCNGRYVYLDPEVGGKIAVGEAARNIVCSGAQPLAITDNLNFGSPEKPDIFWQMERAVDGMAEACRVLDTPVIGGNVSLYNENATGAIYPTPVVGMVGLVEDTDHITTQAFKSEGDAILLLGETRAELGGSEFQYAVHGVTEGRPPQLDLAVERKLLEAVLGAIRSGLVRSAHDLSEGGLAVALAESCISGRIGANVELASSGLRRDVALFSESQSRILLTASSDRAEELRAYIAAAGVPVQIIGSVGGDRLRVNLDGSSALDEPVAELTTIWEDAIPCLMK, from the coding sequence ATGGCACAGCAAGTGTCCGCTAAGGAACCGACCGCGGAGCAAATTAAGGATCAGAAAATTTACAGCCAGTTCGGCGTGTCGGACAGCGAATACGAGCTGATCTGCTCGTTCATGGGACGCCTCCCGAACTACACCGAAATCGGTGTGTTCAGTGTTATGTGGTCCGAGCACTGCGCGTACAAAAATTCGAAGCCGCTGCTTCGCCGCTTCCCTGTAAGCGGCCCCCGCGTCCTGATGGGACCGGGCGAAGGCGCAGGGATCGTGGACATCGGCGACAACCAGGCCGTTGTGTTCAAAATCGAAAGTCATAACCATCCGTCGGCGGTCGAGCCTTATCAAGGCGCGGCTACGGGCGTGGGCGGGATTATCCGCGATATTTTCTCGATGGGCGCAAGACCGGTAGCCGTACTGAACTCCCTTCGTTTCGGCAAGCTCGAAAGCGACCGGGTCAAATATCTGTTCGAGCATGTCGTGTCCGGCATCGCCGGCTATGGCAACTGTATCGGCATCCCGACCGTTGGCGGCGAAGTGATGTTCGACAACAGCTATGACGGCAATCCGCTCGTCAACGCCATGTGCGTCGGTCTCATTGACCACGACAAAATCCAGCGCGGCGTCGCCAAAGGCGTCGGCAACCCGGTATTCTACGTCGGACCGCCTACGGGACGCGACGGCATCCACGGCGCGACCTTCGCTTCGGTGGAGCTGAGCGAGGAGTCGGAAGCGAAGAAGACGGCGGTGCAGGTCGGCGATCCGTTCATGGAGAAGTTGGTCATGGAAGCCTGCCTCGAGCTGATCGATACCGGCATCGTCCTCGGCATTCAGGACATGGGCGCGGCGGGCCTGACCTGCTCCAGTTCGGAAATGGCGAGCAAGGCGGGTAACGGTCTGGAGCTGTATCTCGACCAGGTGCCGCAGCGCGAGGAAGGCATGACGCCTTATGAAATGATGCTGTCGGAATCGCAGGAGCGGATGCTGTTCGTTGTCGAGCCGAAGGATGAGGCGCAGGCGCAGGAGATTTTTGACCGCTGGGGCGTTATTTGCTGCAAAGTCGGCAAGGTAACGGACGATGGCCGGCTGAAGCTGTTCCATCACGGGGAAATTGTCGGCGATATGCCGGTAACCGCGCTGGTAGATGAGTGTCCGGTATATGACAAGCCGTCTTCCGTACCGGCTTATTACGAGGAGAACGCGTCGGTTGATACGCTGCGCTATGAAGAAGTGACCGATCTTGGCGGCGCGCTCAAAAAAGTGCTGGCTTCCCCGACGGTGGCAAGCAAGGCCTGGATCTATAACCAATATGACTATATGGTCCGCACCAGCACGGCGGTTCGCCCCGGCTCGGACGCTGCGGTCGTGACGATTCACGGCACGCGCAAGGGACTTGCAATGACGACGGACTGCAATGGCCGCTACGTGTATTTGGACCCTGAAGTCGGCGGCAAAATCGCGGTCGGCGAAGCGGCGCGGAACATCGTCTGCTCCGGCGCGCAGCCGCTGGCGATTACGGATAACCTGAACTTTGGCAGCCCGGAGAAGCCGGATATTTTCTGGCAGATGGAGCGTGCCGTGGACGGCATGGCGGAAGCCTGCCGCGTGCTGGACACGCCGGTTATCGGCGGAAACGTCAGCTTGTATAACGAGAACGCCACTGGCGCCATCTATCCAACCCCGGTTGTCGGCATGGTCGGTCTGGTGGAAGATACGGATCATATTACGACTCAGGCCTTTAAGAGCGAAGGCGACGCCATTCTGCTGCTCGGCGAAACGCGCGCGGAGCTTGGCGGCAGCGAGTTCCAGTATGCCGTGCACGGCGTAACGGAAGGGCGTCCGCCGCAGCTCGATCTGGCGGTAGAGCGCAAGCTGCTTGAGGCCGTGCTAGGCGCCATCCGGAGCGGGCTCGTCCGCTCGGCGCATGACCTGTCCGAAGGCGGCCTGGCGGTTGCGCTGGCCGAGAGCTGTATCAGCGGTCGGATCGGCGCGAATGTGGAGCTGGCCTCCAGTGGCCTGCGCCGCGACGTGGCGCTGTTCAGCGAGAGCCAATCGCGCATTCTGCTGACCGCTTCGAGTGATCGCGCGGAAGAACTGCGCGCCTATATTGCAGCGGCCGGTGTACCAGTTCAGATCATCGGCAGCGTAGGGGGCGACCGTCTGCGGGTAAATCTTGACGGTTCTTCTGCCCTGGACGAACCGGTGGCGGAGCTTACAACCATTTGGGAGGATGCTATTCCATGTCTTATGAAATAA
- the purF gene encoding amidophosphoribosyltransferase — MSYEIKTGNKQAEPLLWTGDFYNEGTGSGDIFDTLKEECGVFGVFGHPEAASMSYYGLHALQHRGEESAGICVANGRDFNYHRGMGLVKEVFDKDKIQSLVGDMSIGHVRYSTSGDSRLTNAQPLIFKYRDGDLAIATNGNIVNEPLIRRELESSGSIFQTTSDTEVLAHLIARSPKDFVGAAKEALRKLVGGFAFLLMTNDKLLVASDPNGLRPLVMGRVGEAYIFASESCALETIGAELVRDIQPGELLILDKDGLTEDRFAEPQRKALCAMEYIYFARPDSDMNGANLHAARKRMGSRLALEGFVDADIVTGVPDSSISAAIGYAEQTGIPYELGLIKNKYTGRTFIQPSQELREQGVKMKLSAVRRVVEGQRVVMIDDSIVRGTTSRRIVNLLREAGATEVHVRITSPPFKNPCFYGIDTPDRRELIASHQSIEEIRREINADSLSFLSPEGLIQSIGGLSSGDYKGGLCLSCFDNDYPTQVDFGGAEKEGCSC, encoded by the coding sequence ATGTCTTATGAAATAAAGACCGGGAACAAGCAGGCGGAACCCCTCCTGTGGACCGGCGACTTTTACAATGAAGGAACGGGCTCGGGAGATATATTTGATACATTAAAAGAAGAATGCGGCGTTTTCGGGGTCTTCGGACACCCGGAAGCCGCTTCCATGTCTTATTATGGCCTTCACGCGCTCCAGCACCGCGGCGAGGAAAGCGCAGGCATCTGCGTGGCGAACGGCCGGGACTTTAATTACCACCGCGGTATGGGACTGGTAAAAGAAGTGTTCGACAAAGATAAAATCCAGTCGCTGGTAGGCGACATGTCCATCGGTCACGTGCGTTATTCCACCAGCGGAGACAGCCGGCTGACTAACGCGCAGCCGCTCATCTTTAAATACCGCGACGGCGATCTTGCGATTGCCACGAACGGCAACATCGTGAACGAGCCTCTGATCCGGCGGGAGCTGGAGAGCAGCGGCTCGATCTTCCAAACGACAAGCGATACCGAGGTGCTGGCGCATCTGATCGCGCGCTCGCCGAAGGATTTTGTGGGAGCAGCCAAGGAAGCCCTGCGGAAGCTTGTCGGCGGATTCGCTTTTCTGCTGATGACCAACGACAAGCTCCTGGTCGCTTCCGATCCGAACGGCCTGCGGCCGCTCGTGATGGGACGCGTCGGTGAAGCGTATATTTTCGCTTCGGAATCCTGCGCGCTGGAGACAATCGGCGCGGAGCTTGTCCGCGATATCCAGCCGGGCGAGCTGCTGATCCTGGACAAGGACGGCCTTACCGAGGACCGGTTCGCCGAGCCGCAGCGCAAGGCGCTGTGTGCGATGGAGTATATTTATTTCGCCCGGCCCGATAGCGATATGAACGGAGCGAACCTGCACGCCGCGCGCAAGCGGATGGGCAGCCGGCTCGCGCTCGAAGGCTTTGTCGACGCCGACATCGTGACCGGCGTGCCGGATTCCAGCATCTCCGCCGCCATCGGTTATGCGGAGCAAACCGGCATCCCATACGAGCTTGGGCTGATCAAGAACAAGTATACTGGCCGGACGTTCATCCAACCGAGCCAGGAGCTGCGCGAGCAGGGAGTCAAAATGAAGCTTAGCGCTGTCCGCCGCGTCGTTGAAGGCCAGCGCGTGGTCATGATCGACGACTCCATCGTGCGGGGCACGACCTCGCGCCGGATTGTGAATCTGCTGCGCGAAGCGGGAGCGACCGAGGTGCATGTGCGGATCACGTCGCCGCCTTTCAAGAACCCGTGCTTCTACGGCATCGATACGCCGGACCGCCGCGAACTGATCGCTTCGCATCAGTCGATTGAAGAAATCCGCCGGGAGATCAATGCGGATTCGCTTTCGTTCCTGTCGCCGGAAGGACTGATTCAGTCCATCGGCGGCCTGAGCAGCGGAGATTACAAAGGCGGGCTGTGCCTATCCTGCTTCGATAACGATTATCCAACGCAGGTCGATTTCGGTGGGGCGGAGAAGGAAGGGTGCTCGTGCTAG
- the purM gene encoding phosphoribosylformylglycinamidine cyclo-ligase: protein MSEAYKNAGVDIAAGNEAVERMKKHVKRTYRPEVMTELGGFGALFGLNKDKYEEPVLVSGTDGVGTKLKIAFAADRHDTIGIDAVAMCVNDIVVQGAEPLFFLDYLACDKVVPEKIEAIVSGIAEGCHQAGCALIGGETAEMPGMYAEGEYDIAGFTVGVADKAKLVTGEQITPGDTVIGLSSSGVHSNGFSLVRKLLLDGEGGYSLDEVLPELGAPLADVLLAPTKIYVKPLLGLLEQLPVKGMAHITGGGFIENIPRVLPDGVNVDIKYGSWPILPIFELLQQKGNVTNRDMFTTFNMGIGLVLVVGADDAAKALQLLKDSGEEAYVIGKVTEGERKVTFTGADV, encoded by the coding sequence GTGTCCGAAGCTTACAAAAACGCCGGTGTGGATATTGCGGCGGGCAATGAAGCGGTAGAACGAATGAAGAAACACGTAAAGCGCACTTACCGTCCCGAGGTTATGACAGAGCTCGGCGGATTCGGTGCGCTGTTTGGCCTGAATAAAGATAAATACGAGGAGCCTGTACTAGTATCGGGAACGGACGGCGTCGGCACGAAGCTGAAAATCGCCTTCGCAGCGGACCGTCATGACACGATCGGCATCGATGCGGTTGCCATGTGCGTGAACGATATCGTCGTGCAGGGAGCGGAGCCGCTCTTTTTCCTGGATTACCTTGCCTGCGACAAGGTGGTGCCGGAGAAGATCGAGGCAATCGTTTCGGGGATCGCTGAGGGCTGTCATCAGGCGGGTTGCGCACTGATCGGCGGAGAGACTGCGGAAATGCCGGGCATGTACGCGGAAGGCGAGTACGATATCGCCGGGTTTACAGTGGGCGTTGCCGATAAGGCCAAGCTGGTAACCGGAGAGCAGATCACGCCTGGCGATACGGTTATCGGACTTTCTTCCAGCGGTGTGCACAGCAACGGATTCTCGCTGGTGCGGAAGCTTTTGCTGGACGGAGAAGGCGGTTATAGCCTTGATGAAGTGCTGCCGGAACTGGGCGCGCCGCTTGCTGACGTGCTGCTCGCACCGACTAAAATTTACGTCAAGCCGCTTCTTGGACTACTGGAGCAGCTTCCGGTGAAGGGAATGGCGCATATTACGGGCGGCGGCTTCATCGAGAACATCCCGCGTGTGCTGCCGGATGGCGTCAATGTGGACATCAAATACGGCTCATGGCCGATTTTGCCGATTTTTGAACTTCTTCAGCAAAAGGGCAATGTGACCAACCGTGACATGTTTACGACCTTCAATATGGGAATCGGCCTGGTGCTTGTGGTGGGCGCGGACGACGCGGCTAAAGCGCTGCAACTGCTGAAGGACAGCGGCGAGGAAGCCTATGTGATCGGCAAGGTGACAGAAGGAGAGCGTAAGGTTACCTTTACGGGAGCGGATGTATGA
- the purN gene encoding phosphoribosylglycinamide formyltransferase: protein MDYSRIAVFASGQGSNFAALTQAQREGRLGGGTIELLVSDRPEAPVAQRAQEAGIPSLLLRPKDFESREEYETRIIEELQRREIGLIVLAGYMRLITPMLLSPYEGRIINIHPSLLPAFAGKDAIGQALAYGVKLTGVTVHFVDGGMDTGPVIAQRALTVKDGDTADTLAERIHRVEYELYPEVVAAFAAGKIELDGRMVKVRK, encoded by the coding sequence ATGGATTACAGCCGGATCGCCGTGTTTGCCTCGGGGCAGGGCAGTAATTTTGCCGCGCTGACGCAGGCCCAGCGGGAAGGACGGCTGGGCGGCGGCACCATCGAACTATTGGTGTCCGACCGGCCGGAAGCGCCTGTGGCGCAGAGGGCTCAGGAGGCCGGGATTCCTTCCCTGCTGCTTCGGCCCAAAGATTTTGAAAGCCGCGAGGAATACGAGACGCGGATTATAGAGGAGCTTCAGCGGCGCGAGATCGGCCTCATTGTGCTTGCCGGGTATATGCGGCTCATTACACCTATGCTCTTATCGCCTTATGAGGGACGCATCATTAATATTCATCCGTCGCTGCTGCCGGCCTTCGCCGGCAAAGATGCGATCGGACAGGCGCTGGCTTATGGCGTGAAGCTGACGGGAGTTACGGTGCATTTTGTCGATGGAGGCATGGATACAGGTCCTGTCATTGCCCAGCGCGCGCTCACGGTAAAGGACGGCGATACGGCTGATACTCTGGCTGAGCGCATTCATCGGGTGGAGTACGAGCTGTATCCTGAGGTCGTTGCCGCTTTTGCAGCCGGAAAAATCGAACTGGATGGAAGAATGGTGAAGGTTCGCAAATAG
- the purH gene encoding bifunctional phosphoribosylaminoimidazolecarboxamide formyltransferase/IMP cyclohydrolase, which translates to MSIKRALVSVSDKRGIVDFCRELSALGVEIISTGGTSTLLAKEGVPVIGISDVTGFPEIMDGRVKTLHPAVHSGLLAVRDNEEHTRQMTELGLDYIDLVVVNLYPFAETIAKPDVTYEEAIENIDIGGPTMLRSAAKNHAFVSVVVDADDYAKVLEEVRAGGDTTLETRKRLAAKVFRHTAAYDALISDYLSNVTGEPLPERYTVTYEKIQDLRYGENPHQKAAFYRTPLAAQDTLTGAEQLHGKELSYNNINDANAALQIVKEFDEPAVVAVKHMNPCGVGVGESVLEAYQKAYNADPVSIFGGIVAANRYIDSDTANLLKEVFLEIILAPGFTDEALEILTKKKNIRLLKIGGLGAAAERKGSFVVTTVEGGMVVQESDVHSINPDDLKVVTDRKPTEEELKQLLFGWKVVKHVKSNAIVLAADDMTVGVGAGQMNRVGSAKIAIEQAGEKAKGSVLASDAFFPMGDTLEFAAKAGITAVIQPGGSVRDEESIKVANEYGIAMVFTGVRHFKH; encoded by the coding sequence GTGAGTATCAAAAGAGCGCTGGTCAGCGTATCGGATAAACGGGGCATCGTGGATTTTTGCCGCGAGCTGTCGGCATTGGGCGTAGAAATCATCTCCACGGGCGGAACGAGCACCCTTTTGGCCAAAGAAGGCGTGCCGGTAATCGGTATCTCCGATGTGACGGGCTTTCCCGAAATCATGGACGGACGTGTTAAAACGCTGCATCCCGCTGTTCACAGCGGCCTGCTGGCGGTCCGGGATAATGAAGAGCATACGCGCCAGATGACCGAACTGGGCCTGGATTACATCGACCTGGTGGTCGTGAATCTGTACCCGTTCGCGGAGACAATCGCAAAGCCTGATGTGACCTACGAGGAAGCGATTGAGAACATCGACATCGGCGGACCGACCATGCTTCGTTCGGCGGCGAAGAACCATGCGTTTGTGAGCGTAGTGGTGGATGCCGACGATTACGCCAAGGTGCTTGAAGAAGTGCGCGCGGGCGGCGACACGACGCTTGAAACCCGTAAACGGCTTGCGGCAAAAGTATTCCGCCATACAGCGGCTTACGACGCCCTCATTTCCGACTATCTGTCCAATGTGACCGGCGAACCGCTGCCGGAGCGCTACACGGTAACTTACGAGAAGATTCAGGATTTGCGCTACGGTGAGAATCCGCATCAGAAGGCGGCATTCTACCGTACACCGCTGGCGGCTCAGGACACGCTGACCGGCGCCGAGCAGCTGCACGGCAAGGAATTGTCCTACAACAACATCAACGACGCCAACGCGGCGCTGCAAATCGTCAAGGAATTCGACGAGCCGGCTGTTGTGGCGGTGAAGCATATGAATCCGTGCGGTGTCGGCGTCGGCGAGAGCGTTTTGGAGGCTTATCAAAAAGCCTACAACGCCGATCCGGTCTCCATCTTCGGCGGCATCGTGGCGGCGAACCGGTATATTGATTCCGATACAGCGAATCTGCTGAAGGAAGTTTTCCTGGAAATTATTCTTGCTCCGGGCTTTACGGATGAAGCCCTGGAGATCCTCACGAAGAAGAAGAACATCCGCCTGCTGAAAATTGGCGGACTTGGCGCGGCCGCAGAGCGGAAGGGCAGCTTTGTCGTCACGACGGTCGAGGGCGGTATGGTCGTGCAGGAAAGCGACGTCCACTCGATTAATCCAGATGACCTCAAAGTCGTAACAGACCGTAAACCGACCGAAGAAGAGCTGAAGCAGCTGCTGTTCGGCTGGAAAGTCGTCAAGCATGTGAAGTCGAACGCTATCGTGCTTGCAGCGGATGACATGACGGTTGGCGTCGGGGCGGGACAAATGAACCGCGTAGGCTCCGCGAAGATCGCCATCGAGCAGGCAGGAGAGAAAGCCAAGGGATCGGTGCTGGCGTCCGATGCGTTCTTCCCGATGGGTGATACGCTTGAATTTGCAGCCAAAGCGGGCATTACGGCGGTTATTCAGCCTGGCGGCTCCGTTCGGGACGAGGAATCGATCAAGGTTGCGAATGAGTACGGAATCGCCATGGTCTTCACCGGCGTCCGTCATTTCAAACACTAG
- the purD gene encoding phosphoribosylamine--glycine ligase — MDILVIGGGGREHAICWSLSKSPKADKIYCAPGNAGIAQVAECVPIGVFEFDKLAAFAKEKEVGLVVVGPDDPLAAGIVDVLEGEGLKVFGPRKNAAEIEGSKAFMKDLLHKYNIPTAAYRKFSDHAEALAYLREQPLPIVIKADGLAAGKGVTVAYSREEAEKALEDMMVSRIFGESGSQVVIEEFLAGQEMSILAFVDGETVRPMPAAQDHKPVFDGDKGPNTGGMGTYSPLPHIDDAIIRRAIETIVEPTAKAMVAEGRPFRGVLFAGLMISPDGTPKTVEFNARFGDPETQVVLPRLQSDLLEIFLAAVEGRLADIDIEWSGEAAVCVVLASQGYPGSYPKGVPIGGLAEAGKEGLIFHAGTAFGSDGSIVTNGGRVLGVVGLGAGIAEARNAAYANANRISFDGKQNRTDIAAKALK; from the coding sequence ATGGATATATTGGTAATCGGCGGCGGCGGACGGGAGCATGCGATATGCTGGAGTCTGTCCAAGAGCCCCAAAGCGGATAAAATTTACTGTGCGCCCGGCAATGCCGGGATCGCGCAGGTTGCGGAGTGCGTGCCTATTGGCGTGTTCGAGTTCGACAAGCTGGCCGCGTTTGCGAAGGAAAAAGAGGTCGGCCTTGTCGTCGTGGGACCGGACGACCCGCTGGCTGCGGGCATTGTAGACGTTCTTGAAGGAGAAGGGCTCAAGGTGTTCGGGCCACGCAAAAATGCAGCCGAGATTGAAGGCAGCAAGGCGTTCATGAAGGACTTGCTTCATAAATACAATATACCGACAGCGGCTTATCGCAAATTCAGCGATCATGCAGAGGCGCTCGCTTACCTGCGGGAGCAGCCGCTGCCGATCGTTATCAAGGCGGACGGCCTCGCGGCGGGCAAAGGGGTAACCGTGGCTTACTCGCGCGAAGAAGCGGAGAAGGCGCTGGAGGACATGATGGTATCCCGCATATTCGGCGAGTCCGGCAGCCAGGTCGTGATTGAGGAATTTCTGGCGGGACAGGAAATGTCGATTCTGGCCTTCGTAGACGGCGAGACGGTGCGTCCGATGCCTGCGGCGCAGGACCATAAGCCGGTGTTCGACGGCGACAAAGGCCCCAATACCGGCGGGATGGGCACTTATTCGCCGCTGCCGCATATCGACGATGCCATCATCCGCAGAGCGATTGAGACGATTGTGGAGCCAACGGCTAAAGCGATGGTGGCCGAGGGCCGGCCTTTCCGCGGCGTCCTGTTCGCCGGACTGATGATTTCACCGGACGGCACACCCAAAACCGTTGAATTCAACGCCCGTTTCGGCGATCCCGAGACCCAAGTCGTGCTCCCGAGGCTGCAGAGCGATCTGCTGGAGATTTTCCTCGCGGCGGTGGAAGGCCGACTTGCCGATATCGATATTGAATGGAGCGGCGAGGCTGCGGTATGCGTTGTGCTGGCTTCGCAAGGATACCCGGGATCTTATCCCAAAGGCGTACCGATCGGCGGGCTGGCCGAGGCCGGCAAAGAGGGGCTCATTTTTCATGCCGGTACGGCGTTTGGATCTGATGGAAGCATCGTGACGAATGGCGGCCGAGTACTTGGCGTTGTCGGGCTCGGCGCAGGAATTGCTGAAGCACGGAATGCCGCTTACGCGAATGCGAACCGGATTTCCTTTGACGGCAAACAAAACCGCACGGACATCGCGGCCAAAGCGCTGAAATGA
- a CDS encoding YecA family protein: MIKIGRNDLCPCGSGKKYKKCCIGKERSAEAPVLSLVGSSTGTTVPGTIVQSSAENHAVVFEEKPASKGNKLTLPKLRKLVSRDLQWESPAYEQLGLTLIERMRYEFDKELIAEALMLWNGFSRTMKPTVKKEEAFCAAIEYFLSEEYGFMLTQGELAGKYEVTQSTITRRYKELCAYVDEHAAGGTEEMLPLEVIIGSLKGSDKEKAEELVYRAMEAGSPKSRSKLAKAALEFDPDSAGAYLILADEAENEDEARALLKAGMEAGKRELGSAFFAENKGHFWMIPETRHYIRLCTSYADSCWFAGAAEEAAEVLEHILELNPNDNTGARYLLLAVYLYSDRLKEADKLLKAYGEEDGAASFAYDRMVLEFKLHGVTSRLKMLYRIAKGVNKHVPDYLLGAKMLPHNLPDYIGRGDVNEAIEYVIMHSRLWASVPELLKWMLKQ, translated from the coding sequence TTGATCAAGATCGGAAGAAACGATTTGTGCCCATGCGGAAGCGGCAAAAAATATAAAAAGTGCTGTATCGGAAAGGAACGCAGCGCCGAGGCTCCCGTGCTTAGCCTGGTGGGTTCGTCAACTGGAACAACGGTGCCCGGAACGATCGTGCAGTCGTCTGCGGAGAATCATGCCGTCGTCTTCGAGGAGAAGCCGGCTTCCAAGGGGAACAAGCTGACGCTTCCCAAGCTAAGAAAATTAGTCTCGCGCGACTTGCAGTGGGAGAGCCCGGCGTATGAGCAGCTGGGTCTCACGCTAATCGAACGGATGAGATACGAATTCGACAAGGAGCTAATTGCGGAAGCGCTGATGCTGTGGAATGGCTTTTCAAGGACGATGAAGCCGACGGTGAAGAAAGAAGAAGCCTTCTGCGCGGCGATAGAATATTTTTTGTCCGAGGAATACGGCTTCATGCTGACCCAGGGAGAGCTTGCCGGGAAATATGAAGTAACCCAATCCACGATTACCCGCAGATACAAGGAGCTATGCGCCTATGTTGATGAGCATGCGGCCGGAGGAACGGAGGAAATGCTTCCGCTCGAAGTTATCATCGGGTCGCTCAAGGGCAGCGACAAGGAGAAGGCGGAAGAACTGGTATACAGAGCGATGGAGGCCGGCTCGCCTAAGTCAAGATCGAAGTTGGCCAAAGCCGCGCTTGAATTTGATCCGGACAGCGCCGGAGCGTATCTTATACTGGCCGATGAAGCGGAGAACGAGGATGAGGCGAGAGCTCTGTTAAAGGCGGGGATGGAAGCCGGCAAGAGGGAGCTGGGCAGCGCCTTCTTCGCCGAGAATAAAGGGCATTTCTGGATGATTCCCGAGACCCGTCATTATATACGGCTGTGCACAAGCTATGCGGATTCGTGCTGGTTCGCCGGGGCAGCGGAAGAAGCCGCCGAAGTCCTGGAGCATATTCTGGAGCTCAATCCAAATGACAACACAGGCGCTCGTTATCTGCTGCTTGCCGTATATCTGTACAGCGACCGTCTGAAAGAGGCGGACAAGCTCTTGAAAGCATACGGAGAGGAAGATGGTGCCGCTTCGTTTGCCTATGACCGGATGGTGCTGGAATTCAAACTCCATGGCGTCACCTCCCGCCTGAAAATGCTGTATCGCATAGCAAAGGGCGTGAACAAGCATGTGCCGGATTATCTGCTGGGCGCAAAAATGCTTCCGCACAATCTGCCCGATTATATCGGCAGGGGCGATGTCAATGAGGCGATCGAGTATGTGATCATGCACTCACGGTTGTGGGCGAGTGTGCCGGAACTCCTGAAGTGGATGCTCAAACAGTAG